One bacterium genomic window, TCTCTCCCAAGCTCGTCGGCAGACTCTCTGCCCAAGCCTCTCCTCAGCTCCTTCGTTCATTCCCTGCCATACTTCCGTGTCGGCTTGACTTCGCTTCGCCGGACAATATCCTAGAGCCTCCACGGGAGCTTCACCTCCCGCACTGGTGGCTGACCTTGTCGAGCGGTTTGAAAGAGACCGCAAGGTCTTTCTGTCCCCGGACTATCAGATTGGGGCTAGGGACCGGGGACTAGGGACTTGGGACTCGGACCCTAGTCCCGAACCCCCAGCCCCTAATCCCTCCTGCTTCCAGCCCGTCATCCACGAAGAGTCAATCAACGCCTGCCCTGAGCGAAGTCGAAGGGTCGCGGGCGCGACCAAGGCCCCGGACTACACCTTCCGCATCGGCGGCCGCCGCGTCTTCTTCGCCGAGGCCAAGAAGCCGGCCGTGAACATCGCCGGAGACGCCCGCACTCTTGACCCGGCGGCGAGAAGGGGTATATTGACCAAGCAAACACGAGGTGAAACGTGAAGATGCTTGATGAAGTAATCGAATCAACGAAGGAGCTGCCTGAGGAGCTGCAGACAGAGGTCAGGGACTTCGCGCGGTTCCTCCGGGAGAATCGGGCTCCTCGCCCGCGCCGGAAGCTGCGGCAGGATTGGGCCGGAGGACTGCGCGAGTTTCGCGACAAGTACACATCGCTTGAGCTTCAGAAGAAGTCCATCGAGTGGCGGGGCGACTGACTGTGTTCCTTGTTGACACGAACGTATGGCTGGAGCGGCTGCTTGACCAGGAGCGGTCAGAGGAAGTCGGGCGCTTCCTGGACCAGATTCCGCCCGCGCAGTACTGCCTGACTGACTTCGCACTCCACAGCATTGGCATCTCTCTCCTTCGTCTCGCGAAGAAAGACCTGCTGCTGAAGTTCGTGCGCGACACAATCAGCGACCAGACGGTAGTGCTTGTGCGTCTCGGTCCGGAAGACATCGAACGCATAGTGGCGGTAACGGAACGATTCAAGCTCGACTTCGACGACGCTTACCAGTACGTTGCAGCCGAGAAGCACAACATGACTTTGGTCAGTCTCGACGCCGACTTCGACCGGACCGAACGCGGGCGCAAGACTCCGGCGGAAGTGCTGGAAGAACCGTCCGTCGTCAGCGACAAGCCGCCGACGAAGCCCGCCCGCCGTCGTAGCCGCAAACCGTGAGCGGTTGGTCCTCGCAGGCCTCCGACCTCTCTCCTCACTCCTCGATCCTTTCTTCAGACATCCTCGGCCAGGTCTACGAGCAGTTCCTAGGTAAGGTCATACGACTCACAGCCGGACATCAGGCAAAGGTAGAGGAAAAGCCTGAGGTCAGGAAAGCCGGCGGCGTCTACTACGCGCCGCAGCATATCGTCAGTTGCATAATCAAGAACACCATCGACAAACCGCCTGAAGGCAGTACGTCGGCCGACGTCTCCAGGCTCCATGTCCGTCCTGTCCGGCGAGGGCGAAGGGAGTCAGTCTCCGTAGTGCATGGCTAGACTCCACACCACCGAATCCGCAGCCGCCCTCCTCGGCGTGACGCCTGCCAGAGTGAGGCAGTTGATTCTGGCGGGCACACTGAAGTCGGAGAAGCACGGCCGCGACCACCTCATTCGTGAAGCTGACCTCAGGGCCTATACAGCGAACAGAAGGAAGCCGGGGCGCCCGACAAGAAAACACTTGCGCGTGCGTTAGAATTATGTATACTGGTCGCGTGAAAGTACGCCGTAAGTCGCCAACTGGTAGGGCGACGACCGACCTTGTGTTCTCCGCCTACGCCGGTGACAATGCAGAAGTCTTCCCACAGGTCTTGCGTCTGCACGTGCCTCGCGGGTCGAAGGTGGCCGACGTCACTTACGGCAAGGGCGTGTTCTGGAGAGACATCCCTCCCGATGAGTACGAACTCCTGCCATCAGACCTCAAAACCGGTGTCGATTGCCGCAGACTACCTTATGCCAAAGGAACGATTGACTGCGTTGTTCTGGACCCGCCATACATGGAGGGGCTATACAGAAGCGATGAGTCATTTGCCGGTAACGGAACGCACTCGTCATTCCGCGACCACTACTCGAATGGAGACCGCCCGGCGGACCTGAACAACAAGTGGCATGACGCCGTACTTGAGCTCTATGTACGGGCTGCCGCAGAGGCGAAGCGAGTCCTGAAGCCAAGCGGGGCGTTGATCGTCAAGTGCCAAGACGAAGTCAGTGCCGGGGTGCAACGCATGACGCATGTTGAGATCATCATGAACCTCATGCGACTTGGCTATTACGCCAAGGACATCTTCGTGATGGTCAGGCGGAACAGACCTGGCGTGACGCGCGTGGTGAAGCAGCTACACGCCAGGAAGAACCACTCCTATTTCCTTGTGTTCCGACTTGGGGCGCCGAAGTCGAAGCTCAACTCGGTCAGAATCATGAACGACCTGACAGACGTTCGAGAAGGGGAATTGGACTTTCGACATACGGAGGCTCCAACGGCAGAGTCACAGGCATTAGCGTTGCGAGAAGCTGACGACGAACCGCGGGGGGATACTTCTGATAGTTGCTTCGTGGCAGATCGGAGTTCAACGCGAAGGCGAACCGCCACTTCTCCTCGAAG contains:
- a CDS encoding helix-turn-helix domain-containing protein, whose amino-acid sequence is MARLHTTESAAALLGVTPARVRQLILAGTLKSEKHGRDHLIREADLRAYTANRRKPGRPTRKHLRVR
- a CDS encoding DUF2281 domain-containing protein, encoding MLDEVIESTKELPEELQTEVRDFARFLRENRAPRPRRKLRQDWAGGLREFRDKYTSLELQKKSIEWRGD
- a CDS encoding PIN domain-containing protein; its protein translation is MAGRLTVFLVDTNVWLERLLDQERSEEVGRFLDQIPPAQYCLTDFALHSIGISLLRLAKKDLLLKFVRDTISDQTVVLVRLGPEDIERIVAVTERFKLDFDDAYQYVAAEKHNMTLVSLDADFDRTERGRKTPAEVLEEPSVVSDKPPTKPARRRSRKP